A window of Pedobacter lusitanus contains these coding sequences:
- a CDS encoding acyl-CoA thioesterase, translating into MTIEEKIKASETRIFKAVFPNTTNHYDTLFGGTAMHMMDEVAFITATRFSRQRMVTVSSDRIDFKMPIAAGTIVELVGTVSHIGNTSMKVKVEIYVEQMYSEEREKAVTGEFSFVAIDEHKKPTAILK; encoded by the coding sequence ATGACTATTGAAGAGAAGATTAAAGCATCAGAGACCAGAATTTTTAAAGCCGTATTCCCTAATACTACGAATCATTATGATACTTTGTTTGGCGGTACAGCTATGCATATGATGGATGAAGTGGCATTTATTACTGCTACCAGGTTTAGCCGCCAGAGAATGGTAACTGTAAGCAGCGACAGAATTGATTTTAAAATGCCAATTGCTGCTGGTACCATTGTAGAACTGGTGGGTACCGTAAGTCATATTGGAAATACCAGTATGAAAGTAAAAGTAGAAATCTATGTAGAGCAGATGTATTCTGAGGAACGCGAAAAAGCGGTTACTGGTGAATTCTCATTTGTAGCTATTGATGAACATAAAAAACCTACAGCTATTCTTAAGTAA
- a CDS encoding sterol desaturase family protein translates to MKKNFISNSSESIRMFKSGFLEKLSKVDFYVPLIVFIPVIAFLIWKAFADAQMSFLGFAGWLIIGLFIWTITEYIMHRYIFHFYPSSKIGKRIHFIFHGVHHDYPNDAKRLVMPPSASIPMALALYFFFLFILPAGTIFAFYAGFLIGYLFYDMVHYALHHANFKNSFWKKLKQHHMLHHYSDSTKGYGVSSAIWDKVLGSDFIKKVNDRPDTAE, encoded by the coding sequence ATGAAAAAGAATTTTATATCGAACTCTTCTGAATCTATCAGAATGTTCAAAAGCGGCTTTTTAGAAAAACTATCTAAAGTAGATTTTTATGTGCCGCTGATAGTTTTTATTCCTGTTATTGCCTTTTTGATCTGGAAGGCCTTTGCTGATGCTCAAATGAGTTTCCTTGGTTTTGCAGGCTGGCTGATTATCGGTTTGTTTATCTGGACAATAACAGAATATATTATGCACCGTTATATCTTTCACTTTTATCCGAGTTCAAAAATCGGTAAAAGGATACATTTTATTTTCCATGGTGTTCATCACGATTATCCGAATGATGCAAAGAGACTGGTAATGCCTCCATCGGCAAGTATTCCTATGGCGCTTGCTTTATATTTTTTCTTTTTGTTTATCCTGCCGGCCGGTACTATATTTGCTTTTTATGCAGGATTTCTGATTGGTTATTTATTTTATGATATGGTGCACTATGCTTTACACCATGCGAATTTTAAAAATTCATTCTGGAAGAAATTAAAACAGCATCATATGTTACATCATTATTCTGATTCTACCAAAGGCTACGGCGTGAGCTCTGCTATCTGGGATAAAGTATTAGGATCAGATTTTATAAAAAAAGTAAATGACAGACCAGATACGGCTGAATAG
- a CDS encoding response regulator transcription factor, with protein MKFYQQRPNGQRIRSMNKKVLVLEKDRDILELINIVLTDEGYIVNVLSSELGIFDHIKNFQPDIILLDIISPTEEGTALCKTIKAAEDSSHIPVIVLSTHPKVEVVKEICADEVVAKPFDISFLLSTIEQQLITS; from the coding sequence ATGAAATTTTATCAGCAAAGACCAAACGGACAGAGAATCAGATCTATGAATAAAAAAGTATTAGTGTTGGAAAAGGACAGAGATATTCTTGAACTGATTAATATTGTGCTGACAGACGAGGGTTATATCGTTAACGTGTTATCCTCAGAACTTGGAATTTTTGATCACATTAAAAATTTTCAGCCTGATATAATTCTGCTGGATATTATCAGTCCTACCGAAGAAGGCACTGCATTATGTAAGACTATTAAGGCAGCCGAAGATTCCAGCCATATACCCGTTATAGTTTTGTCTACCCATCCAAAGGTAGAAGTAGTAAAAGAGATATGTGCAGATGAAGTTGTAGCTAAACCATTCGATATCTCTTTTTTATTAAGTACTATAGAACAGCAACTGATAACCAGTTAA
- a CDS encoding Gfo/Idh/MocA family oxidoreductase translates to MQKPINTGILSFGMSGKLFHSPFVDAHSGFNLTAVVERSEKTAQHRFPDIKSYDSVDELIADPAIELVIINTPNYTHFEFARKALRAGKHLLVEKPFTVTSAEAVILFNEAKEKNLHILPYQNRRYDSDFLAAKDIVDSKKLGRLVEAHIRYDRYRYTIGPKVFKETPMPGSGLLYDLGPHLLDMVFALFGQPLEWTKTLGHFRPGTQVDDYACIHLKYPEDLQVFITMSMLVVEQQPAFIINGTKGSYVKHRSDIQETQLLKNMSPDDPSYGIEQPGKEGILSTIDENGTITRELIPPGKSSYLHLFDAVYQTIRENKPYPVNQEQIIRQITILES, encoded by the coding sequence ATGCAAAAACCTATAAATACAGGCATATTATCCTTTGGAATGTCTGGAAAGCTGTTCCACTCCCCTTTTGTAGACGCACATTCCGGATTTAACCTTACCGCAGTAGTAGAAAGATCTGAAAAGACAGCACAGCATCGTTTTCCGGATATAAAAAGCTATGATTCGGTAGATGAACTTATTGCAGATCCGGCAATAGAACTGGTGATCATCAATACACCGAATTATACGCATTTTGAATTTGCCCGCAAAGCCCTTCGTGCCGGTAAACATCTTTTGGTAGAGAAACCATTTACAGTCACCTCTGCAGAAGCAGTAATACTTTTCAACGAAGCCAAAGAAAAAAATCTTCATATTCTTCCTTATCAGAACCGTCGCTATGACAGTGATTTTTTAGCTGCAAAAGATATAGTAGACAGTAAAAAATTAGGGCGGCTGGTAGAAGCTCATATCCGTTATGACAGATACCGGTATACTATAGGGCCTAAAGTATTCAAAGAAACCCCGATGCCGGGAAGTGGATTGCTTTATGACCTTGGTCCGCATTTGCTGGATATGGTATTTGCTTTATTTGGTCAGCCACTGGAATGGACTAAAACTCTCGGACATTTTCGCCCGGGTACACAGGTTGACGATTATGCCTGTATTCATTTGAAATATCCTGAAGATTTACAGGTATTTATTACTATGAGTATGCTTGTTGTAGAACAGCAGCCTGCATTTATTATTAACGGAACCAAAGGCTCGTATGTTAAACACCGTTCAGATATACAGGAAACACAATTACTAAAAAACATGAGTCCTGATGATCCTTCATACGGAATTGAACAACCTGGTAAAGAAGGTATTTTAAGTACGATCGATGAAAATGGTACGATTACCAGGGAACTTATTCCACCAGGAAAATCGTCCTATCTTCACTTATTTGATGCTGTTTATCAAACGATAAGAGAAAACAAACCTTATCCCGTAAATCAGGAGCAGATCATCAGGCAAATCACTATACTGGAAAGCTGA
- the mgrA gene encoding L-glyceraldehyde 3-phosphate reductase has product MPYIANPERYTRMSYRRCGKSGLKLPALSLGLWHNFGYVDQLENSRNIIKLAFDSGITHFDLANNYGPPPGSAEENFGIILKQDFSAYRDEMIISSKAGYTMWDGPYGDWGSKKYLVSSLDQSLKRMGLDYVDIFYHHRPDPETPLEETMAALDLLVRQGKALYVGISNYPATEAAEALRILKESGTPCLIHQPKYSMFERWIEGGLLDLLGKQGVGCIPFSPLAQGLLTNKYLHGIPEGSRAAKSHGALQENQITPERLGQLKELNALAVERGQSLAQMALSWILRDQRITSVLVGASRPEQLADSIKCLNHLSFSEDELSLIEHVLSNSDKY; this is encoded by the coding sequence ATGCCATATATAGCTAATCCTGAACGTTATACCCGGATGTCTTACCGCCGTTGCGGTAAAAGCGGACTGAAATTGCCAGCCTTGTCGTTAGGTTTATGGCATAATTTCGGATATGTAGACCAGCTTGAAAATTCGCGGAATATTATTAAGCTCGCTTTTGATAGTGGAATTACACATTTTGACCTGGCTAACAACTATGGCCCGCCACCGGGTTCGGCTGAAGAGAATTTTGGTATAATTTTAAAACAGGACTTTTCAGCTTACAGAGATGAAATGATTATTTCCTCGAAAGCAGGCTATACGATGTGGGATGGTCCTTATGGAGACTGGGGCTCTAAAAAATATCTGGTTTCCAGTCTTGATCAGAGCTTAAAGCGTATGGGCCTTGATTATGTTGATATTTTTTATCACCACCGTCCGGATCCGGAAACTCCACTGGAAGAGACCATGGCGGCATTAGACCTGCTGGTCCGCCAGGGTAAAGCTTTGTACGTTGGAATTTCAAATTATCCCGCAACTGAAGCGGCAGAAGCTTTACGTATTTTAAAAGAATCAGGAACACCTTGTTTAATTCATCAGCCTAAATATTCTATGTTTGAAAGATGGATTGAAGGTGGTTTACTAGATTTACTGGGTAAACAGGGAGTAGGATGTATCCCTTTCTCGCCATTGGCACAGGGACTGCTGACCAATAAATATCTTCATGGTATTCCTGAGGGTTCAAGAGCCGCAAAGTCTCATGGGGCTTTACAGGAAAACCAGATTACTCCTGAACGTCTCGGTCAGTTAAAGGAACTTAATGCATTGGCAGTGGAACGCGGACAGAGTCTGGCACAAATGGCTTTATCCTGGATTTTACGCGACCAGAGAATTACTTCTGTACTGGTTGGTGCCAGCAGACCTGAACAGCTGGCAGATTCAATTAAATGTCTTAATCATCTATCTTTTAGCGAAGATGAATTGAGTTTGATTGAACATGTTTTATCTAATTCAGATAAATACTGA
- the xseA gene encoding exodeoxyribonuclease VII large subunit, with protein sequence MIPSIKLSELTRQIHDTINDVFGGRTFWVIADITNYTYKPQSNFHYFELVEKDKSSAKILAKIGGRAWGNASVNISNFEKATGQQFKNDINVLIQVAVQYNPSFGLQLNLLDIDTSFTLGRFEQQRKETLDRLVRDNPSFIRLTDGQYRTRNNELSLNRVLQRIAVISSDTSAGYQDFKHTLENNAFGYRFEIDDYFALVQGEGNAGQFLAKLIQVFGSGKAYDALIIIRGGGAQTDFLIFDNYELNRAIAKFPIPVITGIGHQKNETIADLMAHTSTKTPTKAAEMLIAHNRSFEESVLSLQQHLVIRTFQMMNQHKEQMNRLNQVIINSTKNLLHEKHRDILNLSGMVLTNPKIIISNRSKDLKNLLANFKSFNRMYFASHARYIGHFESVVRMMSPQNILNKGFAIVKVNGLIVSNADAVVPGTELTVSLASAEINTKVLSKTPRNGKEFEL encoded by the coding sequence GTGATACCTTCTATTAAATTATCCGAACTTACCCGTCAGATTCATGATACTATTAATGACGTTTTTGGGGGCAGAACATTCTGGGTAATTGCCGATATCACTAATTATACCTACAAACCTCAGAGCAATTTTCATTATTTTGAATTGGTTGAAAAGGATAAATCCTCTGCAAAGATCCTGGCTAAAATAGGTGGGAGAGCATGGGGGAACGCCTCAGTAAATATTTCAAACTTTGAAAAAGCTACCGGACAGCAATTTAAAAATGATATTAATGTGCTGATTCAGGTTGCTGTACAATACAATCCTTCATTTGGTTTACAGTTAAATCTGCTTGATATTGATACCAGTTTTACACTAGGCAGATTTGAACAGCAGCGTAAAGAAACGCTCGACAGACTGGTGCGGGATAATCCTTCCTTTATACGGCTGACAGACGGGCAATACAGAACCAGAAATAACGAGCTGTCTTTGAACAGGGTATTACAGCGGATAGCGGTTATATCTTCTGATACTTCTGCAGGTTATCAGGATTTTAAACACACCCTGGAAAATAATGCTTTTGGTTATCGTTTTGAGATTGATGATTATTTTGCCCTGGTACAGGGAGAAGGCAATGCCGGGCAGTTTCTGGCCAAACTTATCCAGGTATTCGGATCTGGTAAAGCGTATGATGCCCTGATTATTATCAGAGGTGGCGGCGCACAGACAGATTTTCTGATTTTTGATAATTACGAACTCAACCGTGCTATTGCAAAATTTCCCATACCGGTAATTACCGGCATAGGGCATCAGAAAAATGAAACTATTGCCGACCTGATGGCACATACATCTACGAAAACTCCTACAAAAGCAGCTGAAATGCTGATTGCACATAACAGAAGTTTTGAAGAATCTGTTTTGTCGCTCCAGCAACATTTGGTTATCAGGACTTTTCAAATGATGAATCAGCATAAAGAACAGATGAACCGGCTAAACCAGGTCATCATTAATTCAACAAAAAATCTGCTGCATGAAAAACACCGGGATATCCTGAATCTTTCAGGAATGGTATTAACGAATCCTAAAATTATCATTTCCAACAGAAGTAAAGACCTTAAAAATTTACTGGCCAATTTTAAATCTTTTAACAGGATGTATTTTGCCAGTCATGCAAGGTATATTGGTCATTTTGAATCTGTAGTGAGAATGATGAGCCCGCAGAATATTCTGAATAAGGGTTTTGCGATTGTAAAAGTGAATGGTTTGATTGTGAGTAATGCAGATGCTGTTGTGCCTGGAACAGAATTGACTGTAAGTCTGGCTTCGGCAGAAATTAATACAAAAGTTTTATCTAAAACACCCCGCAATGGAAAAGAATTTGAATTATGA
- the metE gene encoding 5-methyltetrahydropteroyltriglutamate--homocysteine S-methyltransferase, which translates to MLTNNLGYPRIGSSRELKKASELYWSGKTPIENLLQTGKEIRANNWKLQQESGIDLIPSNDFSFYDQVLDLSLTVGAIPKRYHEVILNKANTELDLYFAMARGYQKDGIDITAMEMTKWFDTNYHYIVPEFYKDQTFKLFSQKIVNEYNEAKRLGIKTKPVIIGPVSYLLLGKEKQSGFHRIDLIRNLLPVYLEILRELENQHVEWVQFDEPFLVLDLTPKEKDAYTYVYKEIRKQFPKLKILLTTYFEGLKDNLELAASLPVTALHIDLVRAPEQLESILAAIPNHLQLSLGVVDGRNIWKNDFQQSLSQLNLAAEKIGESRILVSPSCSLIHAPCDLELETNDQTLTPEIKQWLAFARQKVDEIVYLKQLAGKTPSNHAITALQDNVAANQSRRTSKLIHHDAVKNRIAGVTEKDENRLNPFSKRRIAQHNALKLPLFPTTTIGSFPQTPEVRSWRAKFKKGSLTLAEYDALIEKETEETIRFQENTGIDVLVHGEFERNDMVEYFGEQLAGFVFTKNGWVQSYGSRCVKPPIIFGDVHRPAPMTVRWSSYAQSLTSKWVKGMLTGPVTILQWSFVRNDQPRSLTCKQIALAIRDEVCDLEKAGIKIIQIDEPAIREGLPLRQSDWQEYLKWAVQSFRISASGVRDETQIHTHMCYSEFNDIIQHIADMDADVITIECSRSQMELLDAFADFNYPNEIGPGVYDIHSPRVPSRDEMVLLLEKAKAVIPAGQLWVNPDCGLKTRHWDETKKALIEMVEAAKELRLSVKEPVSL; encoded by the coding sequence ATGCTAACAAACAATCTAGGCTACCCGCGAATAGGTAGCAGCAGAGAGCTCAAAAAAGCCAGTGAACTGTACTGGTCGGGCAAAACACCTATTGAAAACCTGTTGCAAACAGGAAAAGAAATCCGGGCAAATAACTGGAAACTTCAGCAGGAGTCAGGAATAGATCTTATTCCGTCAAATGATTTCTCTTTTTATGATCAGGTACTGGATCTTTCTCTAACAGTTGGCGCCATTCCAAAACGTTATCATGAAGTTATTCTGAACAAAGCTAATACTGAGCTTGATCTCTATTTTGCAATGGCCAGGGGATATCAGAAAGACGGTATTGATATTACGGCAATGGAAATGACCAAATGGTTTGATACCAACTATCATTACATTGTCCCTGAATTTTATAAAGACCAGACATTCAAGTTATTTTCTCAGAAAATTGTCAATGAATACAATGAGGCAAAAAGACTGGGCATAAAAACCAAACCTGTAATTATCGGTCCGGTTTCTTATCTGCTGCTGGGCAAAGAAAAACAAAGCGGTTTTCACAGAATCGACCTGATCAGAAACTTATTACCAGTATATCTCGAAATATTGAGAGAATTAGAGAACCAGCATGTGGAATGGGTACAATTTGATGAGCCTTTCCTGGTTCTGGATTTAACACCAAAAGAAAAAGATGCTTATACCTATGTATACAAGGAAATCAGAAAACAGTTTCCTAAATTAAAAATTCTTCTGACTACTTATTTTGAAGGATTAAAAGATAATCTGGAACTGGCAGCTTCGTTACCGGTTACTGCATTGCATATTGATTTGGTCAGAGCTCCTGAACAGCTTGAAAGTATTTTAGCTGCTATTCCTAATCATTTACAGTTATCGCTGGGTGTAGTGGATGGAAGAAACATCTGGAAAAATGATTTTCAGCAGTCGCTTTCTCAGCTGAATCTGGCGGCGGAAAAAATAGGAGAGAGCAGAATTTTAGTTTCTCCTTCCTGCTCATTGATTCATGCGCCATGTGATCTGGAGCTGGAAACCAATGATCAGACACTAACACCGGAAATCAAACAATGGCTGGCCTTTGCCCGTCAGAAAGTTGATGAAATAGTTTATCTGAAACAACTGGCAGGTAAAACACCTTCAAATCATGCAATTACTGCTTTACAGGATAATGTTGCTGCTAACCAAAGCCGCCGTACTTCTAAGTTGATTCATCATGACGCGGTTAAGAACCGTATTGCCGGAGTGACCGAAAAAGATGAAAACAGATTAAACCCTTTCTCCAAACGCAGAATTGCGCAGCATAACGCCTTAAAGCTTCCCTTGTTTCCAACAACTACTATCGGTTCTTTCCCTCAGACTCCTGAAGTCCGCAGCTGGAGAGCTAAATTTAAAAAGGGTAGTTTGACACTGGCAGAATATGACGCGTTAATAGAGAAGGAAACTGAAGAAACCATCCGTTTTCAGGAAAATACCGGAATTGATGTACTTGTTCATGGTGAATTTGAGCGTAATGATATGGTCGAGTACTTTGGTGAACAGCTTGCGGGTTTTGTATTTACTAAAAATGGATGGGTACAGAGTTATGGAAGCCGTTGTGTAAAACCTCCGATTATATTTGGTGATGTTCATCGCCCTGCACCAATGACAGTAAGATGGTCGTCTTATGCGCAGTCCTTAACCAGTAAATGGGTTAAGGGGATGTTAACCGGACCGGTTACGATTTTACAATGGTCATTTGTCAGAAATGATCAGCCACGTTCGCTGACCTGTAAACAAATAGCACTGGCAATTCGTGATGAGGTATGCGACCTGGAAAAGGCAGGTATTAAAATCATTCAGATTGATGAACCTGCTATTCGTGAAGGATTGCCTCTGCGTCAGTCTGACTGGCAGGAATATCTGAAATGGGCTGTACAGTCTTTTAGGATTTCTGCAAGTGGTGTCCGCGACGAAACCCAGATTCACACCCATATGTGTTATTCGGAATTTAATGATATCATTCAGCATATTGCTGATATGGATGCGGATGTGATTACAATTGAATGTTCACGTTCGCAAATGGAATTGCTGGATGCTTTTGCAGATTTCAATTATCCAAATGAAATAGGACCAGGAGTTTATGATATTCATTCTCCAAGAGTTCCGTCAAGAGATGAGATGGTATTGCTGCTGGAAAAAGCAAAAGCAGTAATTCCGGCCGGTCAGTTATGGGTTAATCCGGATTGCGGTTTAAAAACCCGTCATTGGGATGAGACTAAAAAAGCACTGATTGAAATGGTTGAAGCCGCAAAAGAATTGCGTTTATCCGTAAAAGAACCAGTAAGTTTGTAG
- a CDS encoding tetratricopeptide repeat protein, with the protein MLVYSPEEEEVFFDQIDQVYTLTESQNLEEAEQLLLKIDGSIPYPKENCSVGGILLDSIFSFYEQTGQVEKALPHFLKETEYLQEKMKTETVKSSGHFITTGSIYYALGDLDKARVYFKIAHSLGKNSIFHDFNADFLHMAVVSDVEFEEFKKNFVPADHLQQEELTDEQQDLMEEYCDQGNLEMDAENFEAAAEWFQKALDVLPEPKEDWEAAGWVSASCGDAYFNAGKYQEALGHLLLAHDIYSSEEEINPFVLLRLGETYFELGDKKNASLHLLAAYKMEGADLFEDDQKYLKYLKTEHKL; encoded by the coding sequence ATGTTAGTTTATAGTCCGGAAGAAGAAGAAGTATTTTTTGATCAGATTGATCAGGTTTATACACTGACAGAGTCACAGAATTTAGAAGAAGCTGAACAGCTTTTATTGAAAATTGATGGATCGATCCCTTATCCAAAAGAAAATTGCAGCGTTGGCGGCATATTGCTGGACAGCATTTTTTCTTTTTATGAGCAGACCGGCCAGGTTGAAAAGGCATTGCCTCATTTTTTAAAGGAAACTGAATATCTTCAGGAAAAAATGAAAACTGAAACTGTAAAAAGTTCAGGCCATTTTATTACCACCGGTAGTATCTATTATGCATTGGGCGATCTGGATAAAGCCAGAGTGTATTTCAAAATCGCACACAGCTTGGGAAAGAACAGTATTTTCCATGATTTTAATGCAGATTTCCTGCATATGGCTGTCGTTTCTGATGTAGAATTTGAAGAGTTCAAAAAGAATTTTGTACCCGCAGATCATTTGCAGCAGGAAGAGCTGACAGATGAGCAACAGGATTTAATGGAAGAGTACTGTGATCAGGGAAACCTGGAAATGGATGCTGAGAATTTTGAAGCAGCAGCGGAATGGTTTCAGAAAGCACTGGATGTATTACCTGAGCCTAAGGAAGACTGGGAAGCTGCCGGCTGGGTTTCAGCTTCTTGTGGTGATGCTTATTTCAATGCAGGAAAGTATCAGGAGGCGCTTGGTCATTTATTGTTAGCACATGATATCTACAGCAGTGAAGAAGAAATTAATCCTTTCGTCTTACTTAGACTGGGCGAAACTTATTTCGAGCTGGGTGATAAGAAAAATGCCAGTTTACATTTATTGGCTGCTTATAAAATGGAAGGTGCTGATCTTTTTGAAGATGATCAGAAATACCTGAAATACCTGAAAACTGAACATAAACTTTAA
- a CDS encoding phosphatase PAP2 family protein: protein MTDQIRLNRPFFSWRDIIVTTSLSFAYLLISYLLIGFKSQQVVLIVIFNSLYYASQITRKFILGFSIFIVYWIIFDYMKAFPNYAFNKVHIAELYHLEKQVFGILSDGTVLTPNEYWRLHGNTALDVIGGIFYLMWIPVPMAFAGYLFFANRKLFIQFLVTFVLVNLIGFVIYYLYPAAPPWYVQYHGFVFEAHTAGNTAGLAKFDHFFNAPIFKSIYSNGSNVFAAMPSLHSSYPVIVLYFGLKNELGPINIFFGIVTVGIWFTAVYTSHHYVLDVIAGITCAIVGISLFGWLAKHTALKVFLEKMYTVVS from the coding sequence ATGACAGACCAGATACGGCTGAATAGACCATTTTTCTCCTGGAGAGACATCATCGTAACTACTTCGCTGTCTTTTGCCTATCTGCTGATTTCTTATCTTTTAATCGGATTTAAAAGTCAGCAGGTTGTATTAATAGTTATTTTTAACTCTTTGTACTACGCTTCTCAGATAACCAGAAAGTTTATTCTTGGGTTTTCTATATTTATAGTTTACTGGATAATCTTTGATTATATGAAGGCATTTCCCAATTATGCTTTCAATAAAGTGCATATTGCAGAATTATATCATCTGGAAAAACAGGTCTTCGGCATTTTATCTGATGGTACTGTTTTAACCCCTAATGAATATTGGAGATTACATGGTAATACTGCTCTGGATGTGATAGGAGGGATCTTTTATCTGATGTGGATTCCTGTACCCATGGCATTTGCCGGTTACCTTTTCTTTGCAAACAGAAAACTTTTTATCCAGTTTCTGGTCACCTTTGTGCTGGTGAACCTGATTGGTTTTGTGATCTATTATCTTTATCCGGCTGCACCGCCATGGTATGTTCAGTATCACGGATTTGTATTTGAAGCCCATACTGCAGGAAATACTGCCGGACTGGCTAAATTTGACCATTTCTTTAATGCACCTATTTTCAAGTCAATTTACAGTAATGGTTCTAATGTTTTTGCTGCAATGCCTTCTCTGCATTCTTCTTACCCGGTAATCGTACTGTATTTCGGGTTGAAAAATGAACTGGGACCGATCAATATATTTTTCGGAATTGTGACTGTAGGTATTTGGTTTACAGCTGTCTACACCAGTCATCATTACGTATTGGATGTAATAGCCGGTATTACCTGTGCAATAGTAGGAATCAGTCTATTCGGCTGGCTGGCTAAACATACTGCATTAAAGGTGTTCCTGGAAAAAATGTATACTGTAGTCAGTTAG
- the xseB gene encoding exodeoxyribonuclease VII small subunit, translated as MEKNLNYEAAYSELTQIAQEIETEAVSVDILAEKVKRASELIAFCQTKLRSTETEVNKIIKQMENQPL; from the coding sequence ATGGAAAAGAATTTGAATTATGAGGCAGCTTACAGCGAGCTGACGCAAATCGCTCAGGAAATAGAAACTGAAGCTGTTTCTGTTGATATACTGGCTGAAAAAGTAAAAAGAGCCTCTGAACTGATCGCTTTTTGTCAGACAAAATTAAGGTCTACTGAGACCGAAGTCAACAAAATTATTAAGCAGATGGAAAACCAACCCTTATAA
- a CDS encoding DUF4833 domain-containing protein — protein MQALSFRDRLQQTIYKVINPFVKGLIRMGLTPNAVTTIGLLLNVGVAVIFVFGAERSNRGDLSFVGWSGALVLFAGLFDMLDGQVARLGNMSSKFGALYDSVLDRYSELIMFLGICYYLVSHHYFLSSLFAFIALIGSMMVSYTRARAEGLGVQSKGGLMQRPERVVTIGICAMAAGITGHYIGGDYKIFVPGISFHIFETISIFTIPITVMAFMTNITAINRLRDAKKALDAQDLNEKKEEEALAGGKSNPLTIVVTGLILLTALFSFGSATTVYAQTQDQSNPSPIKFPVPKGIANQLFYVQRDPNTNTIICELNVNGKGQVDKDNPVHVYWIRYTEDESRKELGYIQRKFAYGIESKALANDQFELRFVSHKKLPLYLTRSEDDKKYHVYVTVNNKKIQVERIFLRIEGGSFWLPNVKYVEIKGVNTSTNALITERIKI, from the coding sequence ATGCAAGCATTATCATTTCGTGATCGTTTACAGCAGACGATTTATAAGGTCATTAACCCTTTTGTAAAAGGACTGATCCGAATGGGGTTAACACCCAACGCTGTAACCACTATTGGTCTTTTACTTAATGTTGGAGTAGCTGTTATTTTTGTTTTTGGTGCGGAAAGAAGTAACAGGGGAGACCTATCTTTTGTAGGCTGGAGTGGTGCACTGGTTCTTTTTGCAGGATTGTTTGACATGCTGGACGGACAGGTTGCCCGTCTTGGAAATATGAGCTCAAAATTTGGAGCACTTTATGATTCTGTTCTGGATCGTTACAGTGAACTGATTATGTTCCTGGGGATCTGTTATTATCTGGTGTCTCATCATTATTTCTTAAGCTCATTATTTGCATTTATTGCATTGATTGGTTCTATGATGGTAAGTTATACCCGTGCAAGGGCAGAAGGATTGGGTGTGCAAAGTAAAGGTGGCCTGATGCAGCGTCCTGAACGTGTGGTAACCATTGGTATCTGTGCTATGGCTGCAGGTATTACAGGACACTATATAGGTGGTGACTATAAAATATTTGTACCAGGTATCTCCTTCCATATTTTTGAAACGATCTCTATTTTTACAATCCCTATTACAGTAATGGCATTTATGACCAATATTACTGCGATAAACAGATTAAGGGATGCTAAAAAAGCACTGGATGCCCAGGATCTGAATGAGAAGAAAGAAGAAGAAGCTTTAGCAGGTGGGAAAAGTAATCCTTTAACGATTGTGGTTACAGGTTTAATTCTGTTAACGGCTTTGTTCAGTTTTGGATCTGCGACTACTGTATATGCACAGACACAGGATCAGAGCAATCCATCACCGATTAAATTTCCTGTGCCAAAAGGCATAGCCAACCAGCTTTTTTATGTACAGCGTGATCCGAATACAAACACGATCATCTGTGAGCTGAATGTGAATGGAAAAGGACAGGTAGATAAAGATAACCCGGTTCATGTTTACTGGATCCGTTATACTGAAGACGAATCCAGAAAAGAGCTGGGATATATTCAACGCAAATTTGCTTATGGAATAGAATCCAAAGCACTGGCTAATGATCAGTTTGAATTACGCTTTGTTTCGCATAAAAAATTGCCTTTGTATCTGACCAGGTCAGAAGATGATAAAAAATATCATGTTTATGTGACAGTTAATAATAAGAAAATTCAGGTAGAACGCATATTTTTGCGGATAGAAGGTGGATCGTTCTGGTTACCTAATGTAAAGTATGTCGAAATTAAGGGTGTGAATACTTCCACCAATGCCTTAATTACTGAACGGATTAAAATTTAA